A stretch of the Capra hircus breed San Clemente chromosome 10, ASM170441v1, whole genome shotgun sequence genome encodes the following:
- the NGB gene encoding neuroglobin: MERPEPELIRQSWRAVSRSPLEHGTVLFARLFDLEPDLLPLFQYNCRQFSSPEDCLSSPEFLDHIRKVMLVIDAAVTNVEDLSSLEEYLAGLGRKHRAVGVKLSSFSTVGESLLYMLEKCLGPAFTPATRAAWSQLYGAVVQAMSRGWGGE; encoded by the exons ATGGAGCGCCCGGAGCCCGAGCTGATCCGGCAGAGCTGGCGGGCGGTGAGCCGCAGCCCGCTGGAGCATGGCACCGTCCTGTTCGCCAG GCTGTTTGACCTGGAGCCAGACCTGCTGCCCCTCTTCCAGTACAACTGCCGCCAGTTCTCCAGCCCAGAGGACTGCTTGTCTTCCCCCGAGTTCCTGGACCACATCAGGAAG GTGATGCTGGTGATCGATGCTGCAGTGACCAACGTGGAGGACCTGTCCTCCCTGGAGGAGTATCTGGCAGGCTTGGGCCGGAAGCACCGGGCAGTGGGCGTGAAGCTCAGCTCCTTCTCG ACGGTGGGTGAATCCCTGCTCTACATGCTGGAGAAGTGCCTGGGCCCTGCCTTCACACCCGCCACGCGGGCTGCCTGGAGCCAGCTCTACGGGGCCGTGGTGCAGGCCATGAGTCGGGGCTGGGGTGGCGAGTAA